Proteins encoded by one window of Gordonia jinghuaiqii:
- a CDS encoding pyruvate, phosphate dikinase — MIRLDGSVQLDRTLVGNKGYGLDAMRRHGLPVPPAFVITTAACREWQQDPQAAMDCIWPQVLDAVQWLESETGRTFAQGPHPLLVSVRSGAAQSMPGMMDTILDLGLDEAVHAALAAECGEAFAADTHERFRHMYAKIVLDGGGDVPAAPADQLHGAIEAVFESWNTSRAKTYRRHHDLDDAAGTAVVVQAMVFGNLDDHSGSGVLFSRNPITGAPEPFGEWLACSQGEDVVAGTHSCDPIDTLGDLLPDVHRQLLDSATTLEGLGTDVQDIEFTVEAGKLWILQTRNAKRSAAAAVRFALALRAEGVIDDAEVIRRVEPGHIETLLKPALQPETRLAAPLLATGLPACPGVASGVVITHPDEVIEAADDQDVVLARATTSPDDIHGMLAAVAIITELGGATSHAAVVSREIGRPAVVGCGAGTVESYAGQVVTVDGHTGEIRAGALELTAWKISDSPELIELETIIDAVHPSSADDTPLSAKLAAARESLAGMSSPGDTSSAGVQGTTA; from the coding sequence GTGATCCGGCTCGACGGGTCGGTGCAACTCGATCGAACGCTCGTCGGGAACAAAGGTTACGGCCTCGACGCCATGCGTCGGCACGGTCTGCCCGTACCGCCGGCCTTTGTGATCACCACCGCCGCGTGCCGTGAGTGGCAGCAGGATCCGCAAGCGGCGATGGACTGTATCTGGCCACAGGTGCTCGACGCGGTCCAGTGGCTCGAGTCCGAGACCGGCCGTACGTTCGCGCAGGGTCCCCATCCGCTTCTGGTGAGCGTTCGCAGCGGCGCCGCCCAGTCGATGCCCGGAATGATGGACACCATCCTCGATCTGGGCCTCGACGAGGCCGTCCACGCCGCGCTGGCCGCCGAATGTGGTGAGGCGTTTGCCGCCGACACGCACGAGCGCTTCCGCCACATGTACGCCAAGATCGTTCTCGACGGTGGCGGAGACGTTCCCGCCGCTCCCGCAGATCAACTTCACGGTGCCATCGAAGCCGTCTTCGAATCGTGGAACACCAGCCGTGCCAAGACCTACCGGCGTCACCACGACCTCGACGACGCCGCCGGAACCGCAGTGGTGGTGCAGGCCATGGTGTTCGGCAATCTCGACGACCATTCCGGCAGCGGTGTCCTGTTCAGTCGGAATCCGATAACGGGTGCGCCGGAACCCTTCGGCGAATGGCTGGCGTGCAGCCAGGGAGAGGACGTCGTCGCGGGCACTCACAGCTGCGACCCCATCGACACCCTCGGCGACCTTCTCCCCGACGTCCACCGGCAACTTCTCGACAGCGCCACGACACTCGAAGGTCTCGGTACGGACGTGCAGGACATCGAGTTCACGGTCGAGGCGGGCAAGCTGTGGATTCTGCAGACCAGAAATGCGAAACGTTCTGCCGCAGCGGCGGTCCGGTTCGCCCTCGCGCTTCGCGCCGAGGGTGTCATCGATGACGCCGAGGTCATCCGCCGCGTCGAACCCGGACACATCGAGACGTTGCTCAAGCCTGCCCTGCAGCCCGAGACCCGTTTGGCTGCGCCACTTCTGGCGACGGGGTTGCCCGCCTGTCCCGGTGTTGCCAGTGGTGTGGTCATCACCCACCCCGATGAGGTCATCGAGGCTGCCGACGATCAGGATGTGGTCCTGGCGCGCGCCACCACGAGTCCCGACGACATCCACGGCATGCTTGCCGCGGTCGCGATCATCACCGAACTAGGCGGAGCGACGTCGCACGCGGCCGTCGTCAGCCGCGAGATCGGGCGGCCCGCGGTGGTCGGCTGTGGCGCGGGAACTGTGGAATCGTATGCCGGACAGGTCGTCACGGTGGACGGACACACCGGCGAGATCCGCGCCGGTGCGCTGGAACTGACCGCCTGGAAGATCTCCGACAGTCCGGAACTGATCGAACTGGAGACGATCATCGACGCGGTGCACCCCTCATCGGCCGATGACACACCGCTGTCGGCGAAGCTGGCCGCGGCGCGCGAATCGCTGGCCGGAATGAGTTCCCCCGGCGACACCTCGTCCGCAGGCGTCCAGGGAACCACCGCATGA
- a CDS encoding AMP-binding protein, giving the protein MTAVTEPPGTPRAAAAAPVAAEPPVWGTAARTDTVVNIIERAVDESGDSVFLDFSGVQLTYREIWDLALRRASGLRALGVGPGDTVLCLLDNNSDAVVSWFAANALGAVWVPVNTALKADFLRHQASDSGAAVAIVEGDYAGRFVDIEAGLPELTHLAYRGGTAPDGLTRVTALPLADVDAAGDAAPVGKPIPADYRDLSMLIYTSGTTGPSKGCMISHNYAANLAATSAAKRDRSHTLWTPLPLFHLNAAATSVLATAVNQSTLAIAPRFSVSNFWPEVERTGARRVSILGVMISLIASMPDTPEMVRCHGQIVQVGGAPWTPELIEIWQSRFGVQSAGSAVFGLTEATYITSTPTSMAPPLGCAGRRNNDFDVRIVDDEDNELPDGQPGEIILRPRRPHIMFEGYWRRPEATLAVTRNLWFHTGDVGRFDDDGWLWFVDRKKDYLRRRGENISSFELERTFRSHPDVTEVAVHAVPSEFTEDDIKVTAILVEGSALTEEQLCAWSLDKLPYFAVPRYIEFRRELPKNATGKVLKYQLRDEGVTPSTWVIDSSDLTIVKR; this is encoded by the coding sequence ATGACCGCCGTGACCGAGCCCCCGGGCACTCCCCGGGCCGCGGCAGCCGCACCTGTCGCGGCAGAGCCACCCGTCTGGGGAACCGCCGCCCGGACAGACACTGTCGTGAACATCATCGAGCGAGCGGTCGACGAGTCCGGCGACTCGGTGTTCCTGGACTTCTCCGGCGTGCAGCTGACCTATCGCGAGATCTGGGACCTGGCGCTACGACGAGCGAGTGGGCTTCGCGCGCTCGGCGTCGGCCCCGGGGACACCGTGCTGTGCCTGCTGGACAACAACTCCGATGCGGTCGTGTCGTGGTTCGCCGCCAACGCTCTCGGTGCGGTGTGGGTGCCGGTCAACACCGCCCTCAAGGCCGACTTTCTGCGCCACCAGGCGTCAGACTCCGGCGCTGCGGTCGCCATCGTCGAAGGCGACTACGCCGGACGATTCGTCGACATCGAGGCCGGCCTCCCGGAACTGACCCACCTCGCCTACCGCGGCGGCACCGCCCCCGACGGTCTGACGCGCGTGACGGCCCTGCCCCTCGCTGACGTCGACGCCGCCGGTGACGCCGCACCCGTCGGGAAGCCGATACCGGCGGACTACCGCGATCTGTCCATGCTGATCTACACCTCGGGTACCACCGGGCCGTCGAAGGGCTGCATGATCAGCCACAACTACGCGGCCAACCTCGCGGCGACGAGCGCGGCCAAACGCGATCGCAGCCACACACTCTGGACGCCCCTGCCGCTGTTCCACCTCAACGCTGCCGCGACGTCGGTGCTGGCGACCGCGGTCAACCAGTCGACGCTGGCCATCGCGCCGCGATTCTCGGTGTCCAACTTCTGGCCGGAGGTGGAACGCACCGGCGCACGACGCGTCTCGATCCTCGGTGTGATGATCTCGCTCATCGCCTCGATGCCCGACACCCCCGAGATGGTGCGGTGTCACGGACAGATCGTGCAGGTCGGTGGCGCACCGTGGACTCCCGAGCTCATCGAGATCTGGCAGAGCCGGTTCGGGGTGCAGTCGGCGGGCAGTGCGGTGTTCGGCCTGACCGAGGCCACCTACATCACGAGCACGCCCACATCGATGGCGCCGCCGCTCGGCTGCGCGGGGCGGCGCAACAACGACTTCGATGTCCGCATCGTCGACGACGAGGACAACGAGCTGCCCGACGGTCAGCCCGGCGAGATCATCCTGCGGCCGCGTCGGCCGCACATCATGTTCGAGGGCTATTGGCGTCGGCCGGAGGCCACACTCGCGGTGACCCGCAACCTGTGGTTCCACACCGGAGACGTGGGCCGGTTCGACGACGACGGGTGGTTGTGGTTCGTCGACCGCAAGAAGGACTACCTGAGGCGTCGCGGCGAGAACATCTCCAGTTTCGAACTCGAGCGCACGTTCCGGAGCCATCCCGACGTGACCGAGGTCGCGGTGCATGCGGTGCCGTCGGAGTTCACCGAGGACGACATCAAGGTCACGGCGATCCTGGTCGAGGGTTCCGCACTGACCGAGGAGCAATTGTGCGCCTGGTCGCTGGACAAGCTGCCCTACTTCGCGGTGCCGCGTTACATTGAGTTCCGGCGTGAGCTGCCGAAGAACGCGACCGGCAAGGTCCTGAAGTACCAGCTGCGCGATGAGGGTGTCACCCCCTCGACCTGGGTCATCGACTCGTCAGATCTGACGATCGTCAAGCGCTGA
- a CDS encoding MarR family transcriptional regulator has protein sequence MSEIDVLQAVRLKGRATVEQLGSTTGLAADDLQATLDALIAGEHVIAKGPLVRISDTGRGRLAELLAVERAGVDAEAFAAAYSSFREINGDFKALITDWQLRDGQPNPHDDAEYDSAVLARLPVIHRQVSTVVDAAAAQVPRLARYRTKLDDALARVSAGDTTWLAKPIADSYHTVWFELHEELILAAGLTRDAEAQAGHAQ, from the coding sequence ATGTCGGAAATCGATGTGCTGCAGGCAGTTCGGCTCAAAGGCCGGGCGACGGTCGAACAGCTCGGGTCGACCACCGGGCTGGCCGCCGATGATCTGCAGGCCACGCTGGATGCGCTTATCGCCGGGGAGCACGTCATCGCCAAGGGGCCGCTCGTCCGCATCAGCGACACCGGTCGTGGGCGGCTCGCCGAGCTGCTCGCCGTCGAACGGGCCGGCGTCGACGCGGAGGCCTTCGCCGCCGCGTACTCGTCGTTCCGAGAGATCAACGGCGACTTCAAGGCTCTCATCACCGACTGGCAACTTCGTGACGGGCAACCCAACCCCCATGACGACGCCGAGTACGATTCCGCGGTCCTGGCACGCCTGCCCGTGATCCACCGGCAGGTGTCGACCGTGGTCGACGCGGCGGCCGCTCAGGTCCCGCGTCTCGCTCGCTACCGGACCAAGCTCGACGATGCGCTGGCCAGGGTCTCCGCGGGCGACACCACGTGGCTGGCCAAACCGATCGCCGACTCGTACCACACCGTGTGGTTCGAACTGCACGAAGAACTGATCCTCGCCGCGGGCCTCACCCGCGACGCCGAAGCGCAAGCGGGACACGCACAGTGA
- a CDS encoding carotenoid oxygenase family protein, whose product MSVSGETGTTSRETGGESPWDSQHQEFDYVVDDIDGQIPASLRGVLYRIGPGRFEIGGHPMSHIFDGDGMVSRIEISPDRIHYRNRYVRTRSFRRANETQLPPKGFNTQRVGGPLANVLRFPENLSNTSVLVHDDVLYTLWEGGRPHRLDAESLETYGSESFGGALKRIGAFSAHPKTDPRTGEVFNFGLDFFPRPMIRCYRLDAARRLTTVGNVPIPKLGFVHDFALTERHLVFVLGPLVVSRPIPVALGMRPFGEALSYKPELGTTIVLVPRDGGKPTRIDYDALFHFHVANAYEAGPETVVDIVAHDPAGGWARWNNYLCNFRDKAGPAFGGTLTRLRINRNTETVAREQLNELGCEFPQVDPRVVTTTHRYTYLSEASQRGGDPDSITTVDTTTGTQDRYTTPGNTICEPLFAADPENPGEGRGWLLSLEHHPDDKRSRLIILDAQRPSDGPVATATLSHHVPMTFHGAYQPMGD is encoded by the coding sequence ATGTCTGTGTCAGGCGAAACCGGGACCACCTCCCGCGAGACCGGCGGTGAGTCCCCGTGGGACTCCCAGCATCAAGAGTTCGACTATGTCGTCGACGACATCGACGGGCAGATACCGGCCTCCCTGCGCGGTGTCCTGTACCGGATCGGACCCGGCCGCTTCGAGATCGGCGGGCATCCGATGAGCCACATCTTCGACGGCGACGGCATGGTCTCGCGCATCGAGATCTCCCCCGACCGGATTCACTACCGAAACCGGTATGTCCGCACTCGTAGCTTTCGGCGCGCCAACGAGACCCAGTTGCCGCCCAAGGGATTCAACACGCAGCGCGTCGGCGGACCACTGGCCAACGTACTCAGATTCCCCGAGAACCTCTCCAACACCAGCGTTCTGGTGCACGACGACGTGCTCTACACGTTGTGGGAGGGTGGACGTCCGCACCGCCTCGACGCCGAATCCCTCGAGACCTACGGCAGCGAGTCGTTCGGCGGCGCACTCAAGCGGATCGGCGCCTTCTCTGCCCATCCCAAGACCGACCCGCGCACCGGCGAGGTCTTCAACTTCGGGCTGGACTTCTTTCCGCGCCCGATGATCCGCTGCTACCGGCTCGACGCCGCGCGTCGGCTCACCACCGTCGGCAACGTCCCGATCCCGAAGCTCGGGTTCGTGCACGACTTCGCCCTCACCGAACGCCACCTGGTGTTCGTCCTGGGACCGCTCGTGGTCAGCCGGCCCATCCCGGTGGCACTCGGGATGCGCCCGTTCGGAGAGGCGCTGTCCTACAAGCCCGAGCTGGGAACCACGATCGTGCTGGTACCCCGCGACGGCGGCAAGCCCACGCGCATCGACTACGACGCGCTGTTCCACTTCCACGTCGCCAACGCCTATGAGGCCGGACCCGAGACCGTCGTCGACATCGTCGCCCACGACCCGGCCGGCGGCTGGGCGCGGTGGAACAACTACCTGTGCAACTTCCGCGACAAAGCCGGACCGGCCTTCGGTGGCACGCTGACACGGCTTCGAATCAACCGGAACACCGAAACCGTTGCGCGCGAACAGCTCAACGAGCTCGGATGCGAGTTCCCACAGGTGGATCCGCGCGTGGTCACCACGACACATCGATACACCTATCTGTCGGAGGCCTCGCAGCGCGGCGGCGACCCGGACTCGATCACCACCGTCGACACGACGACCGGTACACAGGACCGCTACACGACGCCCGGCAACACCATCTGCGAGCCGCTCTTCGCCGCCGACCCCGAGAACCCCGGCGAGGGGCGCGGCTGGCTACTCAGTCTCGAACACCATCCCGACGACAAACGTTCACGACTGATCATCCTCGATGCCCAGCGCCCCAGCGACGGTCCGGTCGCGACAGCCACGCTCAGCCACCACGTACCGATGACGTTTCATGGTGCGTACCAGCCGATGGGCGATTGA
- a CDS encoding cytochrome P450, with protein sequence MSQIAPTTDDHETTFDHRTDETIRADQFGRWDELRDRCPMQVNRTAAPRPVWYALGYDEVLTAFQDWETFSSDSLEAFEPDEAYEKKTRWIPVEIDPPMHTEYRSLISSHFGPKAIADRADSIRDLACGLIDALAAKGQIEFVSEFAKDLPTRIFLDIMGMPIDDAPMLLAWIDSLMHTKPEDDPDFAIRLGVRRKVMGYLAGIIASRRAEPRDDLITIIVSEPLKSGRTMTDEEALSMTFQLWMAGLDTVANALGYTFRYLAAHPEQRALIVDGTVNPREVTEEMLRVRSVVNTSRVVTADTELGGCPVKAGDRVILSTAAANRDRTEFEDADQVVFGRSPNRHIAFGAGRHRCLGSHLARLELEIVIEEWHKRIPDYRVPGDAIITDHVGSVSGLTALPLEWDVTD encoded by the coding sequence ATGTCCCAGATCGCGCCCACCACCGACGACCACGAGACCACCTTCGACCACCGCACCGACGAGACGATCCGCGCCGACCAGTTCGGTCGCTGGGACGAACTCCGCGACCGGTGTCCGATGCAGGTGAACCGCACCGCCGCACCCCGGCCGGTCTGGTACGCGCTCGGCTACGACGAGGTCCTCACAGCCTTCCAGGATTGGGAGACGTTTTCGAGCGATTCGCTCGAAGCGTTCGAACCCGACGAGGCCTACGAGAAGAAGACTCGGTGGATCCCGGTCGAGATCGACCCGCCGATGCACACCGAGTACCGGTCGCTGATCTCGTCACACTTCGGGCCGAAGGCCATCGCCGATCGCGCCGACAGTATCCGGGACCTCGCGTGCGGCCTGATCGACGCGCTGGCGGCCAAGGGGCAGATCGAGTTCGTCTCGGAGTTCGCCAAGGACCTGCCGACCCGGATCTTCCTCGACATCATGGGCATGCCGATCGACGACGCACCCATGCTGCTGGCGTGGATCGACTCGCTGATGCACACCAAACCCGAAGACGACCCCGACTTCGCCATCCGCCTCGGAGTGCGGCGCAAGGTGATGGGGTACCTCGCCGGCATCATCGCCTCCCGTCGCGCCGAGCCACGCGACGACCTCATCACGATCATCGTCTCCGAACCCCTCAAGAGCGGCCGGACGATGACCGACGAGGAGGCGCTGTCCATGACCTTCCAGCTCTGGATGGCCGGACTCGACACCGTCGCCAACGCGTTGGGGTACACCTTCCGCTATCTCGCCGCGCATCCCGAGCAGCGTGCGCTCATCGTCGATGGCACAGTGAACCCGCGCGAGGTCACCGAGGAGATGCTGCGGGTGCGCTCGGTGGTCAACACCAGCCGGGTCGTGACCGCCGACACCGAGTTGGGCGGCTGCCCGGTCAAGGCCGGCGACCGCGTCATCCTCTCGACGGCCGCCGCCAACCGGGACCGCACCGAGTTCGAGGATGCCGACCAGGTTGTCTTCGGCCGAAGCCCCAACCGGCACATCGCCTTCGGTGCGGGCAGGCATCGCTGCCTCGGCTCACATCTGGCGCGCCTCGAACTCGAGATCGTGATCGAGGAGTGGCACAAGCGAATCCCCGACTATCGGGTGCCCGGTGACGCGATCATCACCGACCATGTCGGGTCGGTGTCGGGACTGACCGCGCTCCCCTTGGAGTGGGACGTCACCGACTGA
- a CDS encoding ferredoxin, translating to MRLRLDRDLCVGHAQCYATDPGLFPIDDEGFSLVDDQEVPDSRLVAARAGVNACPERALRLEGDA from the coding sequence GTGAGACTGCGACTCGACCGAGATCTCTGCGTCGGTCACGCCCAGTGCTATGCCACCGACCCTGGCCTCTTCCCGATCGACGACGAGGGTTTCAGCCTCGTCGACGACCAGGAGGTTCCGGACAGCAGGCTCGTCGCGGCGCGTGCAGGCGTCAACGCCTGCCCGGAACGTGCTCTGCGTCTCGAGGGCGACGCGTGA
- a CDS encoding acyl-CoA dehydrogenase family protein: protein MSTDDWRARLTALIEDYRSRPTDVSKDRYQRARDWQAELDDHGLAAPAWPRAVGGLDLALEDLLDYYRITSAAKVPSHPCPLSMILAPTLIAHGTAAQKDRFLTPLLRADELWCQGFSEPAAGSDLASLTTRAVRDGNDYVVTGQKIWTTQADRADWIFALVRTTPLEPGAKRSTAGISYLLIPMNSAGITVRPLRDISGAAHFAEVFFDEVRVPVSNRVGPEGEGWSIMRTSLGHERATAFLADEFRYRHTVDRVVALIVQRGLADDPMIRQQVAGLEIGVQSVAQNGARALAAVLRGQDPGAVASVNRLVKSEFEQCLHALALRATGAAGVLDSRAEGAFDGGRWTYGYLMSRATTIGAGTAEIQRNTIAEKVLGLPSSRGEGADESAADHRRAAAAAGEPMTVADDDERELRAVLAGVLKSAVDPAELLDRARAVDATDRELWSDLVGFGLPALHLPTAAGGGGADLRLLCAAVEECAKVLAPVPLLPAVIATTALHAARASEPVREMTSGSIIVCTTPPWHEMSPHPDASVPHWDGMTLRGEQPLVSGAPVADGFLVLARHDGGPVLVFADRRPESVSVRAQQALDRSSTIGTVVFDGTPATVVADGAQTIRVAARTRPIALLALGADSVGVAARALHLAVEWARQREQFGRAIGSFQAVSHRLADAAVAVEGARNQILGVAATISDSAGTDAIPAHHDPDLDCAVDLAVASAIDCAVTSTESCVQVLGGIGFTWEHPAHLLLRRARSNAVLAGGADALRDRAARHLLSTKR from the coding sequence ATGTCCACCGACGACTGGCGCGCGCGCCTCACCGCGCTCATCGAGGACTACCGCTCCCGGCCTACCGACGTGTCGAAGGACCGTTATCAGCGGGCCCGCGACTGGCAGGCCGAGCTCGACGACCATGGGCTTGCGGCTCCGGCGTGGCCGCGTGCGGTCGGCGGCCTCGACCTGGCACTCGAGGACCTGCTCGACTATTACCGGATCACCTCCGCGGCCAAGGTGCCGTCGCACCCGTGCCCGCTGTCGATGATCCTGGCGCCGACACTCATCGCGCACGGCACCGCAGCACAGAAGGATCGGTTCCTGACGCCGCTGCTACGTGCGGATGAACTGTGGTGCCAGGGCTTTTCGGAGCCGGCGGCCGGCAGTGACCTGGCATCGCTGACGACCCGGGCCGTACGGGACGGGAACGACTACGTGGTCACCGGCCAGAAGATCTGGACGACTCAGGCCGATCGCGCGGACTGGATCTTCGCCCTTGTCCGCACCACACCGCTGGAGCCGGGGGCCAAGCGGTCCACCGCGGGCATCAGCTATCTCCTCATCCCGATGAACAGCGCGGGGATCACCGTCCGCCCACTCCGCGACATCAGTGGCGCCGCACATTTCGCGGAGGTCTTCTTCGACGAGGTGCGCGTGCCGGTGTCCAACCGGGTCGGGCCGGAGGGAGAGGGCTGGTCGATCATGCGGACCTCCCTGGGCCACGAACGCGCCACCGCGTTTCTCGCCGACGAGTTCCGCTATCGCCACACCGTCGACCGCGTCGTGGCCCTGATCGTCCAGCGGGGGCTCGCCGACGATCCGATGATCCGTCAGCAGGTCGCGGGCCTGGAGATCGGCGTGCAGTCGGTGGCGCAGAACGGGGCGCGAGCGCTCGCGGCGGTGCTACGCGGTCAGGACCCGGGGGCCGTCGCCTCGGTGAACCGGCTGGTGAAGTCCGAGTTCGAGCAGTGCCTGCACGCACTGGCGCTCCGCGCGACCGGGGCTGCCGGCGTTCTCGATTCGCGTGCCGAGGGCGCCTTCGACGGCGGCCGCTGGACCTATGGGTACCTGATGAGTCGCGCCACCACGATCGGCGCGGGAACAGCGGAGATCCAGCGCAACACGATCGCCGAGAAGGTCCTCGGGCTCCCGTCGTCGCGCGGCGAGGGCGCCGACGAATCCGCCGCCGATCATCGTCGCGCTGCCGCGGCGGCGGGTGAGCCGATGACGGTCGCCGACGACGATGAGCGCGAGTTGCGGGCCGTGCTCGCCGGCGTCCTCAAGTCGGCGGTGGATCCCGCCGAGCTGCTCGACCGGGCACGCGCCGTCGACGCCACCGATCGCGAATTGTGGTCGGATCTGGTGGGTTTCGGACTCCCGGCGCTACACCTCCCGACCGCGGCCGGAGGCGGTGGCGCCGACCTGCGGCTGCTGTGTGCGGCGGTCGAGGAGTGTGCGAAGGTGCTCGCGCCGGTGCCCCTGCTTCCGGCGGTGATCGCTACGACGGCACTGCACGCCGCCCGCGCTTCGGAACCAGTGCGCGAGATGACATCTGGAAGCATCATCGTGTGCACGACGCCACCCTGGCATGAGATGTCGCCACACCCCGATGCATCGGTTCCGCACTGGGACGGGATGACCCTGCGTGGCGAGCAGCCCCTGGTGTCCGGCGCCCCCGTCGCCGACGGATTCCTGGTCCTCGCGCGACACGACGGCGGTCCGGTCCTGGTGTTCGCCGACCGCCGCCCCGAGTCCGTGTCCGTCCGGGCGCAGCAGGCGCTCGACCGTAGTTCGACGATCGGGACCGTCGTGTTCGACGGCACCCCGGCCACGGTGGTGGCCGACGGCGCCCAGACGATCCGGGTCGCCGCCCGAACCCGCCCGATCGCCCTACTCGCACTCGGAGCCGATTCGGTCGGTGTCGCGGCACGCGCGCTGCATCTCGCCGTCGAGTGGGCGCGGCAGCGCGAGCAGTTCGGGCGAGCGATCGGTTCCTTCCAGGCGGTGTCGCACCGGCTCGCCGACGCAGCGGTCGCCGTGGAGGGTGCGCGCAACCAGATATTGGGCGTCGCAGCAACGATCAGCGACTCCGCGGGTACCGACGCCATCCCCGCTCACCACGATCCCGACCTCGACTGTGCGGTCGACCTCGCGGTCGCGTCGGCGATCGACTGTGCGGTCACGTCCACCGAGAGTTGTGTCCAGGTGCTGGGCGGCATCGGATTCACCTGGGAGCACCCGGCCCACCTGCTGCTGCGCCGCGCTCGATCGAACGCGGTCCTCGCCGGTGGTGCCGACGCGCTGCGCGATCGGGCGGCACGACACCTTCTGTCGACGAAACGCTGA
- a CDS encoding amidohydrolase family protein, which yields MPLQDHMQLISTDDHLIEHPKLWQDRLPSKYLDAGPRIIERVMNEGRPPAQVWQWEDRMYPYIGLNAVAGKKPEEYGAEPVRYDDMLPGCYDPKARIEDMDIDGVHGALCFPSFPKFAGTVFLQGEDKDLALLCVQAWNDYVLDEWCPTAPDRYIPMTIMPLWDVDLCIAEIERTVGRGARAIAFVENPVPLGLPSFHTDHWDRFFSACEANEQVLSIHFGTSGKPPITAPEAPMAVMIALFGCNSMYATADLLFSPVFHRHPDIKFALSEGGIGWVPYLLERIDATWEKHRYYQNINQTVRPSDLFRKHMFGCFIEDQHGIDNRYSVGIDNITWECDYPHSDSNWPNSRKVVAEQMINVPDEDVHKMVELNARKLFRFERAS from the coding sequence GTGCCGTTGCAGGACCACATGCAGTTGATCTCCACCGACGACCACCTGATCGAGCATCCGAAGCTCTGGCAGGACAGGCTGCCGTCGAAGTACCTCGACGCCGGACCGCGCATCATCGAGCGCGTCATGAACGAGGGCAGACCCCCGGCGCAGGTGTGGCAGTGGGAAGACCGCATGTACCCCTACATCGGTCTCAACGCAGTCGCCGGAAAGAAGCCCGAGGAGTACGGCGCCGAGCCGGTCCGCTACGACGACATGCTCCCCGGCTGTTACGACCCGAAGGCCCGGATCGAGGACATGGACATCGACGGTGTCCACGGGGCGTTGTGCTTTCCGTCGTTCCCCAAGTTCGCCGGCACCGTCTTCCTCCAGGGTGAGGACAAAGACCTCGCGCTGCTGTGTGTTCAGGCGTGGAACGACTACGTGCTCGACGAGTGGTGTCCCACCGCACCCGACCGCTACATCCCGATGACGATCATGCCGCTGTGGGACGTCGACCTGTGCATCGCCGAGATCGAGCGCACGGTGGGCCGCGGGGCGCGGGCGATCGCCTTCGTGGAAAACCCGGTCCCGCTGGGCCTTCCGTCCTTCCACACCGATCACTGGGACCGCTTCTTCTCGGCGTGCGAAGCGAATGAGCAGGTGCTGTCGATCCACTTCGGGACGTCGGGCAAGCCGCCGATCACCGCACCAGAGGCGCCCATGGCGGTGATGATCGCGCTGTTCGGCTGCAATTCCATGTACGCCACCGCCGACCTGCTCTTCTCGCCGGTGTTCCATCGGCATCCCGACATCAAGTTCGCGTTGAGTGAGGGCGGTATCGGCTGGGTGCCGTATCTGCTCGAACGGATCGACGCCACCTGGGAGAAGCACCGCTACTACCAGAACATCAACCAGACGGTCCGGCCGTCAGATCTGTTCCGCAAGCACATGTTCGGGTGCTTCATCGAAGATCAGCACGGCATCGACAACCGGTACTCCGTGGGCATCGACAACATCACCTGGGAGTGCGACTACCCGCACAGCGACTCCAACTGGCCCAACAGTCGCAAGGTGGTCGCCGAGCAGATGATCAACGTGCCCGACGAGGACGTACACAAGATGGTCGAACTCAACGCCCGCAAACTGTTCCGGTTCGAACGCGCATCATGA
- a CDS encoding TetR/AcrR family transcriptional regulator yields MSSGEDLTGAARAVARRVGVGALTLAAVAKEAGISRATIYRRYASRDQLISAVLTSELDELERVMLSRLRFADDPRDTIYMLVREVLDYNARNDLVQAALRYDAASLTPWLIRREGHPTLIDIVTDRALAFIKESPVAGYLAPSPEAAVEFMVSAVCAELLSPARFLTHADIATHITDAIYRPSTDGP; encoded by the coding sequence ATGTCGAGCGGAGAGGACCTCACGGGTGCGGCGCGGGCCGTAGCGCGTCGGGTCGGTGTCGGTGCGCTGACCCTCGCCGCGGTCGCCAAGGAGGCCGGCATCAGCCGAGCCACCATCTACCGGCGATACGCGTCCCGCGATCAGCTCATCTCGGCGGTGCTGACGTCGGAACTCGACGAACTCGAGCGGGTGATGTTGTCTCGCTTACGCTTTGCCGACGATCCGCGCGACACGATCTACATGCTCGTGCGCGAGGTACTCGACTACAATGCCCGCAACGACCTCGTCCAGGCCGCGCTTCGGTACGACGCCGCGTCGCTCACGCCGTGGCTCATCCGCCGGGAGGGGCACCCGACGCTGATCGACATCGTGACCGATCGTGCGCTCGCCTTCATCAAGGAGTCACCAGTCGCGGGCTATCTGGCGCCCAGCCCCGAAGCCGCCGTGGAGTTCATGGTGAGTGCGGTGTGCGCCGAGTTGCTCTCGCCGGCGCGGTTTCTCACGCACGCCGACATCGCCACGCACATCACCGATGCGATCTACCGTCCCAGCACTGATGGTCCCTGA